From the genome of Cucumis sativus cultivar 9930 unplaced genomic scaffold, Cucumber_9930_V3 scaffold113, whole genome shotgun sequence, one region includes:
- the LOC116405504 gene encoding uncharacterized protein LOC116405504, whose translation MEKTGTFTMDKKKLLQLVGKANSNLADVILKVGLFERSEIAWRDAKYAQIYEYLREEYEVTQRFGNLDFKLKFVEHNIHFLQEVLQNRKSDLLEWCIIGLLSIENIISLYEIVKDSTPMQL comes from the exons ATGGAGAAAACAGGAACATTCACTATGGATAAGAAAAAGCTCCTTCAACTTGTTGGAAAGGCCAATTCAAATTTAGCAGATGTAATTCTCAAAGTTGGTCTTTTTGAGAG ATCAGAAATTGCGTGGAGGGATGCAAAATATGCTCAAATATATGAGTACCTTCGGGAAGAGTACGAGGTCACCCAGCGCTTTGGGAATctagatttcaaattgaagTTTGTGGAG CataacattcattttcttcaagaagtCCTCCAGAATAGGAAATCAGATCTCTTGGAATGGTGCATCATTGGCCTATTGAGCATTGAAAACATTATATCATTATATGAGATTGTTAAGGATTCAACTCCCATGCAACTCTGA